The proteins below come from a single Magallana gigas chromosome 10, xbMagGiga1.1, whole genome shotgun sequence genomic window:
- the LOC136272161 gene encoding uncharacterized protein isoform X2 — MDPHSSAQDVHRCDLCETAIVHSYCDFCHVNLCKLCIADHISDGYDKHKIVPFQERRSTLIYPKCGTHSHKNCDLQCKNCNDIFVCSSCTASETHKGHIFVEVSEVYTTKKNAIADEANKLENLISPIYEEIALDLENQLANLDGEYEKLTTAMSKQGEQWHREIDIVVNKMKTEISEMKVKHRDLLQKHLDEIKQIQALINQTLLAIEEIKKSTEVSPTIEYSSKIREFSKLPPKVKITLPTFIPKPLDHEKMYNLFGQITPLSTATEENVLSLNKPNTSVRELLDEPELVTTIQTGYEKLRSVTYLNEDCVWTFGSTKDIKCFNMKGELLHTVSNKSEQRPIDIAVDRDGNLLFIDGKSGTVNKVNNGQTEELIRLQGWKPCYLCVTSTGDLLVIMLNDDFTQSKVVRYSGSTEKQTIQIDDEGKPLYSGTKNTKYITENRNHDICVADWGACAVVVVNHNGKLRWRYIGHPSVTKKKPFIPVGITTDSQSRVLTADCYNHCIHILDQDGQFLRYIDNCDLEYPLGLCVDNNDNLFVSEHFKGNVKKIKFLR, encoded by the coding sequence ATGGATCCTCATTCTAGTGCCCAGGATGTGcaccgatgtgacctttgtgagaccgccatagtacacagctactgtgacttttgtcatgtcaacctctgcAAGCTCTGTATAGCTGATCACATCTCAgatggatatgacaaacataaaatagtcccTTTCCAGGAACGAAGATCAACTCTGATTTACCCAAAATGTGGGACACATTCACACAAAAACTGTGACTTGCAGTGCAAGAATTGCAACGACATATTTGTTTGTTCTTCTTGTACTGCATCAGAAACGCATAAAGGACATATTTTTGTAGAAGTTTCCGAAGTTTACACGACAAAGAAAAATGCTATTGCGGACGAGGCAAATAAGTTAGAAAACCTTATTTCTCCTATATATGAAGAAATTGCACTCGACTTGGAAAATCAGCTTGCCAACCTGGATGGAGAATATGAGAAACTTACGACAGcaatgtccaaacaaggagagcaatggcacagagaaattgACATCGttgtcaataaaatgaaaactgaaatcagtGAGATGAAAGTAAAACACCGAGACTTATTACAAAAACACTTGGATGAAATTAAACAGATACAGGCTCTCATAAATCAAACATTACTAGCCATAGAAGAAATCAAGAAATCCACTGAAGTATCTCCTACCATTGAATATAGCTCTAAGATCAGAGAGTTCAGCAAGCTGCCACCCAAAGTAAAGATTACACTTCcaacattcattccaaaaccaTTAGACCATGAAAAGATGTATAATTTGTTTGGGCAGATCACTCCTTTGTCTACTGCTACAGAGGAGAACGTCTTGTCACTAAACAAACCCAACACTTCAGTCAGAGAACTACTGGATGAACCGGAGCTTGTTACCACAATACAGACTGGGTATGAAAAACTACGTAGTGTTACCTATCTAAATGAAGATTGTGTTTGGACATTCGGATCGACGAAGGATATTAAATGCTTTAACATGAAAGGAGAATTGCTTCATACAGTTAGCAACAAATCAGAACAACGACCCATTGATATAGCTGTAGACAGGGATGGAAATTTACTTTTCATTGACGGGAAATCAGGGACAGTGAATAAAGTAAATAATGGACAGACAGAAGAGTTGATCAGATTACAGGGATGGAAGCCTTGTTATctgtgtgtcacctctactgGTGATCTCCTCGTTATCATGCTCAATGATGATTTTactcaatccaaagttgtccgttactcgggatccacagagaaacaaacaattcagaTTGATGATGAAGGTAAACCTCTGTACTCAGGGACAAAGAATACTAAATACATCActgagaacagaaaccatgacatctgtgtagctgactggGGGGCctgtgcagtagtggtggttaatcataacgggaaactcagatggagatacatCGGTCATCCCTCAGTTACCAAAAAGAAACCATTTATACCAGttggtatcacaacagacagtcagagtcgtGTCCTGACAGCAGATTGTTACAACCATTGTATTCACATTCTGGATCAggatggacagtttctccgttacattgataactgtgatctggAGTATCCGcttggtttatgtgtggacaataatgacaatctgtttgtATCAGAACATTTTAaaggcaatgtaaagaaaataaaatttctcagATAG
- the LOC117681997 gene encoding uncharacterized protein isoform X2 — protein MKKAMLRTMTNSYKAGLNMKGKRGKKAFGSSQLYLLIKETVLTSHTQYTESKFNEDLAKFLKYAPERVGGGGRRRRD, from the exons ATGAAGAAAGCAATGTTAAG aacTATGACAAACTCGTACAAGGCTGGTCTAAACATGAAGGGAAAACGGGGAAAGAAAGCTTTTGGTTCCTCCCAACTCTACCTCCTTATAAAAG AAACTGTATTGACATCTCATACACAGTATACAGAATCAAAATTCAATGAAGATTTGGCTAAATTCCTAAAATATGCCCCGGAGCGTGTGGGAGGAGGTGGAAGAAGGAGAAGAGATTGA
- the LOC136271995 gene encoding polypeptide N-acetylgalactosaminyltransferase 5-like, with the protein MEFQKLLLIFSSLNVKLKENNYLSGDYGDVTDRKKLRERLQCHSFDWFVKNVYPDLFVPGEAIASGEIRSKAKPMCIDSAVDNHNYHKPVNMWPCHNQGGNQYWMLSKNGEIRRDDGCLDDSGGESIIVYPCHGQKGNQEWQYREDNSIYHANTQKCMETSVDGQKLTMKTCTEIDRQIWTWKRKSPSGIIRNN; encoded by the exons ATGGAATTTCAAAaacttcttttgatttttagttCCCTGAATGTGAAACTGAAGGAGAATAattatctgtct GGAGATTACGGAGATGTCACCGACAGAAAGAAGCTTCGGGAACGTTTGCAGTGCCATAGCTTTGACTGGTTCGTCAAAAATGTCTACCCAGACCTGTTTGTTCCAGGGGAAGCCATTGCTTCTGGAGAG ATCCGCAGCAAGGCCAAGCCGATGTGTATCGACAGTGCGGTGGATAACCACAACTACCACAAACCGGTCAACATGTGGCCTTGTCACAACCAGGGGGGCAACCAG TATTGGATGTTGAGTAAGAACGGAGAAATCCGTCGAGACGATGGATGCCTGGATGATTCCGGAGGAGAGAGCATTATTGTTTATCCGTGCCACGGCCAGAAAGGAAACCAGGAGTGGCAATACAGAGag GACAACTCCATTTACCATGCCAACACACAGAAGTGCATGGAGACCAGCGTGGACGGTCAGAAGCTGACCATGAAGACATGCACAGAGATAGACAGACAGATCTGGACCTGGAAGAGGAAGTCACCTAGTGGGATAATCAGGAACAACTAA
- the LOC136271996 gene encoding polypeptide N-acetylgalactosaminyltransferase 5-like: MAGGLFSISREYFTELGTYDPGMDIWGGENLELSEYILKGDYGDVTDRKKLRERLQCHSFDWFVKNVYPDLFVPGEAIASGEIRSKAKPMCIDSAVDNHNYHKPVNMWPCHNQGGNQYWMLSKNGEIRRDDGCLDYSGGESVIVYPCHGQKGNQEWQYREDNSIDHANTQKCMETSVDGQKLTMKT; this comes from the exons ATGGCCGGAGGTCTTTTCTCCATCAGTAGAGAATATTTTACGGAACTTGGTACCTACGACCCTGGAATGGATATCTGGGGAGGAGAAAACTTAGAACTGTCAGAGTACAT tttgaaG GGAGATTACGGAGATGTCACCGACAGAAAGAAGCTTCGGGAACGTTTGCAGTGCCATAGCTTTGACTGGTTCGTCAAAAATGTCTACCCAGACCTGTTTGTTCCAGGGGAAGCCATTGCTTCTGGAGAG ATCCGCAGCAAGGCCAAGCCGATGTGTATCGACAGTGCGGTGGATAACCACAACTACCACAAACCGGTCAACATGTGGCCTTGTCACAACCAGGGGGGCAACCAA TACTGGATGTTGAGTAAGAACGGAGAAATCCGTCGAGACGATGGATGCCTGGATTATTCCGGAGGAGAGAGCGTCATTGTTTATCCGTGCCACGGCCAGAAAGGAAACCAGGAGTGGCAATACAGAGag GACAACTCCATTGACCATGCCAACACACAGAAGTGTATGGAGACCAGCGTGGACGGTCAGAAGCTGACCATGAAGACTTGA
- the LOC117681997 gene encoding uncharacterized protein isoform X1, whose amino-acid sequence MQVLILNKCTQATDRSRFKFLLQKIGGTDGTDHMKKAMLRTMTNSYKAGLNMKGKRGKKAFGSSQLYLLIKETVLTSHTQYTESKFNEDLAKFLKYAPERVGGGGRRRRD is encoded by the exons ATGCAAGTTTTAATACTCAATAAGTGTACCCAGGCAACTGATCGAAGCCGTTTT AAATTCTTGCTTCAAAAGATTGGAGGTACAGATGGTACTGACCACATGAAGAAAGCAATGTTAAG aacTATGACAAACTCGTACAAGGCTGGTCTAAACATGAAGGGAAAACGGGGAAAGAAAGCTTTTGGTTCCTCCCAACTCTACCTCCTTATAAAAG AAACTGTATTGACATCTCATACACAGTATACAGAATCAAAATTCAATGAAGATTTGGCTAAATTCCTAAAATATGCCCCGGAGCGTGTGGGAGGAGGTGGAAGAAGGAGAAGAGATTGA